The genomic interval CTAAGTCATATAAGTCATAAACGCTGTAACCTGTATTCATTACATGATCTGCTTTACATGCAGGTGGGAGCCATACTGCATCGATGCCTTTTTCTTTTAAATGTGGTGCGTCTTCCTTTAATCTATTCCAGTGATTACCATCGCCGTTTGCGTGCCATTCGAAGTACTGCATCATCGTAAAATGTTGTGTCATATTAAGCTCCTTATTGTATTATATTTATTCTTTTTATATACCCGTTTTATTATGAATACATCATCACAATATTAATTAAAGTAATTTCTTTTATACAAAGGCAGTTCTTTTTGATAAACTAAACATATTAGAATGTGAAGGAGCGTTTAAATTGTTAACTAAAGAACAAGTAGTAGAAATTATTGGTCAATTAGAAGATCCGGTAGTAAATGTCCCACTTTCTGAGACGAACGGGATCAAAGAAGTAAGCATTAAAGAAGAAAAAGAACATGTATCTGTTAAAGTAATGATTGCAAAGCTTGGTGGACAACCACAACTTGATTTACAAATGAAGATTGTTGAGAAGTTAAAAGAAAACGGTGCAAAAACGGTAGGTATTCGTTTTGAAGAGATGGACGAAGCGATGCTTGAACAATTCCGCGGGGTTTCTACTTCTGAAATTGAAAAACATGTCGATCCGAATAATAACGTAACATTTATTTCGATAGCATCTGGTAAAGGCGGCGTTGGGAAGTCTACAGTATCTGTAAACTTAGCAGTAGCACTTGCAAGACTAGGTAAGCGCGTTGGATTAGTCGATGCGGATATTTATGGTTTCAGTGTACCTGATATGATGGGGATTTCTGAACGACCTGAAATCGATGGGGAACGTGTAATTCCTGTATCACGATTTGGAGTTAAAGTAATTTCAATGGCGTTTTTCGTTGAGGAGAACACACCTGTCATTTGGCGTGGACCGATGCTTGGTAAAATGATCAACAACTTCTTCCAGGAAGTGAACTGGGGCGAACTGGATTATATTTTACTTGATTTACCGCCGGGCACAGGGGATGTTGCGTTAGATGTGCATACGATGTTACCGAAAAGTAAAGAAATTATCGTCACAACGCCACATCCGACAGCAGCATTTGTAGCGTCAAGAGCGGGTGCGATGGCATTGCATACTGATCATGAAATTCTTGGTGTTGTTGAGAATATGAGTTACTTTGAAAGTAAAGAAACAGGAAACAAAGAATATGTCTTCGGTCAAGGTGGGGGACAGAAGTTAGCAGAAGAGTTAAACACAGAACTTTTAGGACAGCTTCCTTTATCTCAACCTGATTGGAACGACGAAGATTTCGCGCCATCAGTATATCAGGAAGATCATCCACTTGGTATTATTTATCAGCAGATGGCACAAAAAGTTATCGACAAAACAAAATAATATAAAGAGGTATTCGGCGTGACATTAAAAAATTTAGGGAAGTTTTATGGCATCACGTTATTAATCGGGTTAGTAGTAACGGTGATAGTAAGTTTAGTTTTTGGTTACGACAAATTAACAGTATATCTTGTTAGAGGTGAGTACGGAGAGTTTCTTGCAGCACTCATCTGGTTTATGGGGTACGGACTTCTTATTGCATCTATTAGCCAACTTGCGTTTTTTGCATATTTATTTATACATCAGATGGGGCAAGGTATCTTTAAAGGTGGATGGAATGCAATACAAGTTGTTATCATTTTATTTGCAGTCATTGACCTTGTATATTTCAGATATTTAAGGTTCGGTCAAAAAGATGGCGACATATTAAAGTTTATTTGGATACCGATATTAATTGTATTATTCGGTATAATCGTCAGTCTGTATAAGAATAAGCTAACAGGTAAAAACGTATTTATACCTGCAATGTTCTTTATGGTTGTGATGACGACAGTTGAACTGATTCCATTTCTTAAAGTTAAAGATATGATGTGGTTATACTGCACGATATTCGCATTACTATTATGTAATGCATTCCAACTACTGTCTTTACCGAAGTACAATAAAGCATCGTATGAAGAGCGTAAAGCGCGTAAGATTGCACGAGGTACATGGGTAGAAGAACCCGTACAGACGAAAGTGAAGAACACGAAAGTAGTAAGTAAGAAGAAAAAAAGAAAGTAATACTATGACCTGGCTCAGCTCGAGTTAGGTCATTTGTCATTATGGAAAGAGGTTAACTATGAAGAGAGGTTTAATTAGTGCGCTCGTTATCATTATGTTCATGAGTGCGATAGAAACGTCCATCGTCTCACTTGCAACACCTGCAATCGGTAAAGATTTAGGTGTTCATGAGTCACTCGCATTAATCTTTACAAGTTATATGATTGCAATTGTTATCATAACACCGCTCGTCGGTGAAATTATGAAGCGTCTCGGTTCGAAGTATACGATGCTTGCAGGTATTACAGTTTTTATTATCGGAAGTATGCTATCAGGTGCATCGTTTACGTTTCCAATGCTCGTTGCATCCAGATTGATACAAGGGTTTGGTGCAGGCATTATGATGACAATGGGGAGCATTATTCCTAAAATTGCATTTGAAATTCCGTATCGTTATAAAGTGATGGGAATTGTCGGAAGTGTATGGGGGATTTCCAGCATCGTTGGCCCATTGCTTGGCGGACTAATATTAACTTATTTGAAGTGGAGTTTTCTATTCTATATCAATGTACCGGTTGCAATTATCGCAATCGTACTCGTATTAAAGTTCTTTAAATTTGATGAGCAACCATCAAAATCGAAGCTCGATGTTAAAGGACTGGCTTTATTTTATGCATTTTTATCATGCTTAATTGTGGGCTTTGCACTTGGAAGTACATTAAGCATTGCCATATATGTCGCTGCGCTCATACTTTTATATTTATTTATCAAGTTAGAATTTAAAGTAGCAGCACCATTTATACCTGTTCGTTCTTTCAATAAGAAGATTGGGATAACGATGGGGACGGATATGATATATGCAATGATGCTGATGGGCACAAATATTTTCCTGCCATTTTATTTGCAGACCGAAAAAGGACTGACACCGCTTATGAGTGGTTTGACAACCTTTTCAATATCCGTTTTCTGGCTGACGTCTACATTTATACTGAAACATGTTGAGCGAAAGCTTTCTGTCAAACAAGTATATCAACTGAGTTTCCTCTATATGATTGTTGGTGGATCAATTATATTACTGACTGAAAGTGTCATCGCAGTGACGATAGGGTGTATATTCCTTGGATTAAGTTATGGTACAGTATTTACGAAAAATGTTGTAACCATCCAGGAGAGTGCAGCACCTCAAGAACTTGGCAGCATGATGAGTGCGTATAGTTTACTTAAATTTATAGGGTCTACAACGGGATCTGTCGTTATGTCATTCGTTTATTATAGTAATGTCCTTTCGAATATCCATAACAACATGGCAGTTATGGTAATCATTGCGATAATACTAATCATTATTTATCAGATGATTTATAGAGGTAAAGTAGTTCGATAAGCATATCATATGCTTATCGAATTTTTGTTTTCAAATTATAATAAAAAAGTTTAATAAAAATCAAATAAAGTGTTGACTTAAATATTGCAACTTGTTAAGATATAAAAGTCGCAAAAATAAGTGACGCCAACAATTAAACGTTTGAAAAACAAACTTGAAAAAGTGTAAAAAATGCTATTGAAATTTTGTTCTCAAACATTTAATATTAATTGAGTAAGAACGACGCACAAACATTTCAAATAAGAAATCGTGAGTGTAAAACTTCTTCAAAATAAAGCTTGCAAACAAGAATGAAACGTGTTAAAATTTTATCTTGTAGCAACAAAAATGAACATTGAAAACTGAATGACAATATGTCAACGTTAATTCCAATAATTTGAGTGATTAAGTTCACTCCCAAGACTGATTGCCTCAAGCAATCAAAGAGCTTTATCAAGCAATCTATTATGGAGAGTTTGATCCTGGCTCAGGATGAACGCTGGCGGCGTGCCTAATACATGCAAGTCGAGCGAACTAACGAGAGTGCTTGCACTCTCTGACGTTAGCGGCGGACGGGTGAGTAACACGTGGGTAACCTACCTATAAGACTGGGATAACTTCGGGAAACCGGAGCTAATACCGGATAATATTTAGCTTCGCATGAAGCAATAGTGAAAGGCGGTTTTGCTGTCACTTATAGATGGACCCGCGGTGTATTAGCTAGTTGGTGAGGTAACGGCTCACCAAGGCAACGATACATAGCCGACCTGAGAGGGTGATCGGCCACACTGGGACTGAGACACGGCCCAGACTCCTACGGGAGGCAGCAGTAGGGAATCTTCCGCAATGGACGAAAGTCTGACGGAGCAACGCCGCGTGAGTGAAGAAGGTTTTCGGATCGTAAAACTC from Macrococcus armenti carries:
- a CDS encoding Mrp/NBP35 family ATP-binding protein — its product is MLTKEQVVEIIGQLEDPVVNVPLSETNGIKEVSIKEEKEHVSVKVMIAKLGGQPQLDLQMKIVEKLKENGAKTVGIRFEEMDEAMLEQFRGVSTSEIEKHVDPNNNVTFISIASGKGGVGKSTVSVNLAVALARLGKRVGLVDADIYGFSVPDMMGISERPEIDGERVIPVSRFGVKVISMAFFVEENTPVIWRGPMLGKMINNFFQEVNWGELDYILLDLPPGTGDVALDVHTMLPKSKEIIVTTPHPTAAFVASRAGAMALHTDHEILGVVENMSYFESKETGNKEYVFGQGGGQKLAEELNTELLGQLPLSQPDWNDEDFAPSVYQEDHPLGIIYQQMAQKVIDKTK
- a CDS encoding KinB-signaling pathway activation protein; protein product: MTLKNLGKFYGITLLIGLVVTVIVSLVFGYDKLTVYLVRGEYGEFLAALIWFMGYGLLIASISQLAFFAYLFIHQMGQGIFKGGWNAIQVVIILFAVIDLVYFRYLRFGQKDGDILKFIWIPILIVLFGIIVSLYKNKLTGKNVFIPAMFFMVVMTTVELIPFLKVKDMMWLYCTIFALLLCNAFQLLSLPKYNKASYEERKARKIARGTWVEEPVQTKVKNTKVVSKKKKRK
- a CDS encoding MFS transporter codes for the protein MKRGLISALVIIMFMSAIETSIVSLATPAIGKDLGVHESLALIFTSYMIAIVIITPLVGEIMKRLGSKYTMLAGITVFIIGSMLSGASFTFPMLVASRLIQGFGAGIMMTMGSIIPKIAFEIPYRYKVMGIVGSVWGISSIVGPLLGGLILTYLKWSFLFYINVPVAIIAIVLVLKFFKFDEQPSKSKLDVKGLALFYAFLSCLIVGFALGSTLSIAIYVAALILLYLFIKLEFKVAAPFIPVRSFNKKIGITMGTDMIYAMMLMGTNIFLPFYLQTEKGLTPLMSGLTTFSISVFWLTSTFILKHVERKLSVKQVYQLSFLYMIVGGSIILLTESVIAVTIGCIFLGLSYGTVFTKNVVTIQESAAPQELGSMMSAYSLLKFIGSTTGSVVMSFVYYSNVLSNIHNNMAVMVIIAIILIIIYQMIYRGKVVR